One window of Daphnia carinata strain CSIRO-1 chromosome 7, CSIRO_AGI_Dcar_HiC_V3, whole genome shotgun sequence genomic DNA carries:
- the LOC130694870 gene encoding 5-oxoprolinase-like, translated as MPAGKFKFAIDRGGTFTDVYAICPDGKERVTKLLSVDPSNYPDAPREGIRRILEEELGNKMPANQPVDTSMIDWIRMGTTVATNALLERKGERMALVITCGFKDLLYIGNQARPKIFDLKIEMPEGLYEAVVEAKERVILDSPKCQLTTKGRQVDATNGEKLWVIEELDQEHLKRELEKIRDKGISSIAVVLMHSYIYPAHEEIIEKIARSVGIESVSLSSKIMPMMRIVPRGFTAASDAYLTPHIQRYLQGFCSGFKNELDGVNVLFMQSDGGLTPMDSFSGSRAILSGPAGGVVGYARTLYGSVSNGLPVIGFDMGGTSTDVSRYDGAWEHVFETTTAGVTIQAPQLDVNTVAAGGGSMLFFRDGMFVVGPDSAGAHPGPTCYKKGGPLTVTDANLRLGRLIPEYFPKIFGKHENEPLDSVATANAFQQLTQQVNELFEMTEEEVAMGFINVANEAMCRPIRALTQAKGHDTSRHILACFGGAGGQHACAIARSLGMKVVLIHRYSGILSAYGMALADVVREEQEACSKPYQMDNFEYIDQRIDLLSKRCRESLISRGFHPDQIHTEPYLHMRYDRTDCALLCGPADLSSSSRQMSSHGDFLESFVEKYKTEFGFTIDERPVIVDDIRVRGIAKTGIQTAKTLPAATSPATSVTTSSIYFEGGYRECSVFLLKDLLPGHSIPGPAMIIDQLGTIIVEPNSTAELTAQGDLRITIHDAPISSIGLELDAVQLSIFSHRFMSIAEQMGRILQRTSVSTNIKERLDFSCALFGPDGGLVSNAPHIPVHLGAMQEAVQYQLRARGSDILPGDVFLSNHPSAGGSHLPDLTVITPVFWEKQQKPVFYVASRGHHADIGGITPGSMPPHSHVLDEEGAVFKSFVLVRDGVFREAELIEALNAPGKVDVPGASGTRNLHDNLSDLRAQVAANQKGIGLVSELMVYYGLEVVQQYMGYVRHNAEMAVRSLLKEVAQKSGQRLEAEDFMDDGTRICLSVAIDPSQGSATFDFTGTGCQVWGNTNAPRAVSLSAIIYCLRSLVGHDIPLNQGCLVPIQVIIPDGCLLNPYPEAGVVGGNVLTSQRVVDVVLKAFGACAASQGCMNNITFGDETMGYYETVAGGSGAGPDWNGRSGIHSHMTNTRITDAEVLERRYPVILRSFCLRNGSGGRGKYRGGDGISRELLFRQTMTLSVLTERRVYAPYGLAGGSDGTKGSNSLLRRNGVLLNLGAKCSIPVHAGDSFRLLTPGGGGYGLEDNEENKPVATAIGTKFTERGSVYEFRSLQESA; from the exons atgCCAGCAGGGAAATTTAAGTTTGCAATTGATCGTGGTGGAACCTTCACTGATGTCTATGCTATTTGTCCTGACGGAAAAGAAAGAGTCACAAAGCTTTTAAGTGTAGATCCTTCGAATTATCCTGATGCACCAAGGGAGGGAATCAGAAGGATTCTTGAAGAA GAACTGGGAAACAAAATGCCTGCCAATCAACCCGTGGATACTTCAATGATTGATTGGATTAGAATGGGCACAACAGTAGCCACCAATGCTTTGTTAGAACGGAAAGGAGAAAGAATGGCTCTAGTTATAACTTGTGGTTTCAAAGACCTTCTCTACATTGGAAACCAAGCTAGACCCAAGATTTTTGATCTA aaaattgaaatgccAGAAGGTTTGTACGAAGCAGTCGTAGAAGCTAAAGAACGTGTCATTTTGGATAGCCCTAAATGCCAGTTAACCACGAAAGGAAGACAGGTAGATGCAACTAATGGCGAGAAACTGTGGGTCATCGAAGAACTTGATCAAGAGCACCTGAAAAGGGAATTGGAAAAGATCCGCGATAAAGGAATATCGAGCATTGCCGTTGTGCTGATGCACTCTTACAT ATATCCTGCACACGAGGAAATTATTGAAAAGATTGCACGCAGCGTAGGCATTGAAAGCGTCTCGTTATCGTCCAAGATTATGCCAATGATGCGAATCGTTCCTCGCGGCTTCACCGCAGCATCGGACGCTTACCTAACGCCTCATATTCAGCGCTATCTGCAG GGATTTTGCTCTGGATTCAAAAACGAGCTTGATGGTGTTAACGTGCTATTCATGCAAAGCGACGGAGGTTTGACGCCAATGGATTCATTTAGTGGCTCACGTGCTATTTTATCTGGTCCTGCTGGTGGAGTAGTTGGTTACGCACGTACACTTTATGGATCCGTCTCAAATGGCTTACCTGTAATCGGTTTTGATATGGGTGGTACTTCAACAGACGTTAGCCGCTACGATGGAGCATGGGAGCATGTCTTTGAAACTACAACTGCTGGTGTAACAATCCAGGCCCCTCAG ctggATGTGAATACGGTGGCAGCAGGTGGAGGTTCGATGCTATTTTTCCGTGATGGAATGTTTGTAGTTGGTCCTGACTCAGCAGGAGCTCATCCAGGACCGACGTGTTATAAAAAAGGCGGTCCTCTTACTGTGACCGATGCGAACCTTCGTCTTGGCCGTCTTATTCCTGAATATTTTCCCAAGATCTTTGGAAAACATGAGAATGAACCACTGGACTCCGTTGCCACTGCCAATGCATTCCAGCAGCTCACCCAACAG GTGAATGAGCTCTTTGAAATGACAGAGGAAGAAGTCGCTATGGGTTTTATTAATGTTGCTAATGAGGCAATGTGCCGACCGATCCGTGCACTTACCCAAGCAAAAGGCCATGATACTTCACGCCACATTTTAGCCTGTTTCGGTGGGGCTGGAGGGCAGCATGCCTGTGCGATTGCTCGTAGTTTAGGCATGAAAGTCGTCCTTATCCATCGTTATTCTGGGATTTTATCCGCCTATGGCATGGCTCTCGCAGACGTCGTTCGTGAAGAACAAGAGGCTTGTAGTAAACCTTACCAAATGG ATAACTTCGAATATATTGATCAGCGGATTGATCTGTTGTCCAAACGGTGTCGGGAATCGCTAATCAGTCGAGGTTTTCATCCAGATCAAATTCATACCGAGCCGTATCTCCATATGCGGTACGATCGAACTGATTGCGCTTTGCTTTGTGGTCCAGCGGATCTTAGCAGTTCATCGCGGCAAATGTCCTCGCACGGGGATTTCCTTGAGTCCTTTGTCGAAAA GTACAAAACAGAATTTGGCTTCACCATTGACGAGCGTCCGGTAATCGTCGACGATATCCGCGTTCGAGGCATCGCGAAAACGGGCATTCAAACTGCCAAAACTCTCCCGGCTGCAACATCACCAGCTACTTCCGTGACA ACGAGTTCAATCTACTTTGAAGGCGGGTACAGAGAATGCAGTGTCTTTCTTCTAAAAGACCTTCTTCCAGGGCATTCCATTCCTGGCCCAGCCATGATTATTGATCAACTTGGAACTATTATTGTCGAACCCAACTCGACAGCTGAATTGACAGCCCAAGGTGATCTGCGAATTACCATACACGACGCACCAATCAGCAGCATCGGCTTAGAACTTGATGCAGTTCAGCTGTCGATATTCTCACATCGTTTTATGAGCATTGCTGAGCAGATGGGAAG AATTCTTCAACGCACTTCAGTTTCAACCAATATCAAAGAGCGATTGGACTTCTCGTGCGCTTTGTTCGGGCCAGATGGTGGATTGGTTTCAAATGCTCCGCATATTCCCGTCCATCTTGGAGCTATGCAAGAGGCAGTCCAGTACCAA TTACGTGCAAGGGGTAGTGATATACTTCCTGGTGATGTTTTTCTATCAAACCATCCATCAGCCGGTGGCTCTCATCTACCAGATCTTACTGTGATTACGCCCGTATTTTGGGA AAAGCAACAAAAGCCCGTGTTTTACGTCGCAAGTCGGGGTCATCACGCTGATATTGGTGGCATTACACCCGGCTCAATGCCTCCGCATTCGCACGTGTTAGATGAAGAAGGCGCTGTTTTCAAAAG CTTTGTGTTGGTACGTGATGGAGTCTTCAGGGAAGCAGAACTTATTGAAGCGCTGAACGCTCCTGGCAAGGTAGATGTTCCGGGTGCTTCTGGGACCCGCAATTTGCATGATAACTTATCTGACCTCCGTGCTCAAGTGGCAGCCAATCAAAAG GGTATCGGCCTAGTAAGCGAGCTGATGGTCTATTATGGCCTGGAAGTAGTTCAGCAGTATATGGGTTACGTAAGACATAATGCTGAAATGGCGGTACGCTCTTTGCTGAAAGAAGTAGCTCAAAAGTCTGGCCAAAGACTGGAAGCAGAAGATTTTATGGATGATGGAACGCGTATTTGCTTATCGGTTGCCATAGATCCTAGCCAAGGATCTGCCACATTTGACTTCAC GGGTACCGGTTGTCAGGTGTGGGGAAATACCAATGCTCCTCGCGCCGTGTCGTTGTCTGCTATTATTTACTGTCTTCGTTCTCTCGTAGGTCACGACATTCCACTCAACCAG GGTTGCCTTGTACCAATTCAAGTCATCATTCCGGATGGTTGTCTTTTGAATCCATATCCCGAAGCCGGAGTAGTTGGTGGTAACGTTTTGACATCCCAGCGGGTGGTAGACGTTGTCCTTAAAGCTTTTGGAGCTTGCGCGGCCTCACAGGGGTGCATGAACAACATTACCTTTGGAGACGAAACCATGGGCTATTATGAGACCGTAGCAGGAGGCTCAGGCGCTGGGCCCGACTGGAACGGACGCAGTGGAATACATTCCCACATGACCAACACTCGCATCACTGACGCTGAGGTGCTTGAACGCCGTTATCCAGTCATCTTACGATCTTTTTGTCTGCGAAACGGAAGCGGTGGACGTGGCAAGTATCGAGGTGGAGATGGAATCAGCAGGGAATTGCTCTTCCGGCAAACGATGACGCTATCGGTGCTCACAGAGAGACGCGTGTACGCACCCTATGGATTAGCAG GTGGAAGTGATGGTACTAAAGGCAGCAACTCATTACTTCGACGCAACGGAGtgcttttgaatttgggagcGAAATGCTCAATACCTGTTCACGCCGGG GATAGTTTTAGACTCCTAACTCCTGGTGGGGGAGGATACGGTCTAGAGGACAACGAAGAGAACAAACCAGTTGCGACAGCCATCGGGACGAAATTCACTGAGAGAGGAAGCGTTTACGAATTCCGTTCGCTACAGGAATCAGCGTAG
- the LOC130694874 gene encoding large ribosomal subunit protein uL3m-like — MSTLGLLRTLFNPKIVTPNATQLQSLNRSPFLVGLFFNHEQIRTMSRVKRRTTHPPYWHVLKNVQREDEKISSDNLRFVREVIQDKYKNKSPIKGSDLDIAKTEWDPKTKRSGVIARNIGMYHMWQKDGTKVICTVLHVLDNHVIRYVPPEEYAKSIIGAKVFKNRKPLGCLVVGAEATNPDKFTRQYCSLFSEVGLLPKKRLARFIVTPNAALPPCTPLTAGHFVIGQGVDVYGKTIDYGFQGVVKRWGFKGGPASHGATKFHRRGGTIGTGRDKARVWPGQKMPGHMGSERRFCRGLKIVRINMKYNVIYVKGTVPGPTNSIVQIFDTLLPRRKFTEAPPHPTYFPPEDGTLPQEDIWDSSLHVFGSPSISV, encoded by the exons ATGTCTACCTTAGGGCTATTACGGACACTCTTTAATCCCAAAATAGTAACGCCTAATGCAACCCAGTTGCAGTCATTGAACAGGAGTCCCTTCCTTGTCGG GTTATTTTTCAACCATGAGCAAATTCGAACCATGTCCCGGGTGAAAAGAAGAACCACCCACCCACCTTACTGGCATGTGTTAAAGAATGTTCAg agagaagatgaaaaaatttcaagtgATAATTTGCGTTTTGTGAGAGAAGTTATCCAGGATAAGTATAAGAACAAATCTCCCATCAAAGGTTCAGACCTAGACATTGCAAAGACAGAGTGGGACCCCAAAACTAAAAGAAGTGGTGTAATAGCAAGAAACATTGGAATGTATCATATGTGGCAAAAAGATGGAACAAAAGTTATTTGCACAGTGCTTCAT GTTTTGGATAATCATGTCATTCGTTACGTGCCGCCGGAAGAGTACGCAAAATCCATTATTGGAGCTAAAGTGTTCAAGAACAGAAAACCATTGGGATGTTTAGTGGTGGGTGCTGAAGCTACAAATCCCGATAAG TTTACAAGACAATATTGCAGCCTTTTCAGTGAAGTGGGTCTCCTGCCCAAGAAACGATTGGCTCGTTTCATCGTCACACCCAACGCTGCCTTGCCACCGTGTACTCCATTGACAGCAGGTCATTTCGTCATTGGACAGGGAGTTGATGTCTATGGCAAAAC gaTTGACTACGGATTTCAGGGTGTAGTCAAACGCTGGGGTTTCAAAGGCGGCCCAGCTTCTCACGGTGCCACCAAGTTTCACAGAAGGGGAGGTACTATTGGAACTGGTAGAGATAAGGCCCGCGTCTGGCCTGGTCAAAAAATGCCTGGACATATGGGTTCGGAAAGACGATTTTGCAGGGGTCTCAAA ATTGTGCGAATTAATATGAAGTACAACGTCATTTACGTGAAAGGAACAGTGCCAGGACCCACAAATTCTATCGTACAGATTTTCGACACTCTTTTACCTCGAAG AAAATTCACCGAAGCACCTCCACATCCAACCTATTTCCCTCCAGAAGACGGAACACTACCACAGGAAGACATTTGGGATTCAAGCCTGCATGTCTTCGGCTCACCTTCCATCTCTGTGTAA